One Actinospica robiniae DSM 44927 genomic region harbors:
- a CDS encoding beta-ketoacyl-[acyl-carrier-protein] synthase family protein, with protein sequence MNRRVAVTGLGAVAPGGVGITAFWDLLTSGRTATRGITLFDPAGFRSRIAAECDFDGLACGLDPVRAERADRYVQFALVAAAEAVRDSGIELAREDPWRLGVSLGTAVGGTTRLERDYVAVSAAGSRWDVDHREAAPHLHRAFSPSVLASEVAEDLCARGPVETVSTGCTSGLDAVGYAFQLISEGKAEVIVAGASESPISPITVACFDAIKATSARNDDPEHASRPFDAERDGFVLGEGAGVLVLEEWEHARARGARIYCEIGGFATRGNAYHMTGLTTEGLEMSESIDRALEQARIDPSEVDYVNAHGSGTKQNDRHETAAVKRSLGGRAYEIPMSSIKSMIGHSLGAIGAVELVACALAMANGVVPPTANYQTPDPECDLDYVPRTARACRLRTVLSVGSGFGGFQSAVVLADADRRLR encoded by the coding sequence GTGAACCGGCGGGTGGCCGTCACCGGCCTGGGCGCGGTGGCCCCCGGCGGCGTCGGCATCACCGCCTTCTGGGACCTGCTGACCTCGGGCCGGACCGCGACCCGCGGGATCACGCTGTTCGACCCCGCGGGCTTCCGCTCCCGAATAGCCGCCGAGTGCGACTTCGACGGCCTGGCCTGCGGACTCGACCCGGTCCGCGCCGAGCGCGCGGACCGGTACGTACAGTTCGCCCTCGTCGCCGCCGCCGAAGCGGTCCGGGACTCCGGCATCGAGCTCGCGCGCGAGGACCCCTGGCGGCTCGGCGTCTCCCTCGGCACGGCCGTCGGCGGCACCACCCGGCTGGAGCGGGACTACGTGGCCGTCAGCGCGGCCGGCAGCCGCTGGGACGTGGACCACCGCGAGGCCGCGCCGCATCTGCACCGCGCGTTCTCACCCAGCGTCCTGGCCTCCGAGGTGGCCGAGGACCTGTGCGCCCGCGGACCGGTCGAGACGGTCTCGACCGGCTGCACCTCCGGTCTGGACGCCGTCGGCTACGCCTTCCAGCTGATCTCCGAGGGCAAGGCCGAGGTCATCGTGGCCGGCGCTTCGGAATCGCCGATATCCCCGATCACCGTGGCCTGCTTCGACGCCATCAAGGCGACCTCGGCCCGCAACGACGACCCGGAGCACGCCTCGCGCCCCTTCGACGCGGAACGCGACGGGTTCGTGCTCGGCGAGGGCGCCGGGGTGCTCGTGCTCGAGGAGTGGGAGCACGCCCGCGCCCGGGGCGCCCGGATCTACTGCGAGATCGGCGGTTTCGCGACGCGCGGCAACGCGTACCACATGACGGGGCTGACGACGGAGGGGCTGGAGATGTCCGAGTCCATCGACCGCGCGCTGGAACAGGCGCGGATCGACCCGTCAGAGGTCGACTACGTCAACGCGCACGGCTCGGGCACCAAGCAGAACGACCGGCACGAGACGGCGGCGGTCAAGCGCTCGCTGGGCGGGCGCGCCTACGAGATACCGATGAGCTCGATCAAGTCGATGATCGGGCACTCCCTCGGCGCGATCGGCGCCGTCGAACTCGTCGCCTGCGCCCTGGCGATGGCGAACGGCGTGGTGCCGCCGACCGCCAACTATCAGACCCCTGATCCGGAATGCGACCTCGACTACGTGCCGCGGACCGCGCGGGCCTGCCGGCTGCGCACCGTCCTGTCGGTCGGCAGCGGGTTCGGCGGCTTCCAATCGGCGGTGGTCCTCGCCGACGCCGATCGGAGGCTACGGTGA
- a CDS encoding SchA/CurD-like domain-containing protein, giving the protein MSTVYETQTQTPGPDAATSRLRVVLLLDVLDGHEQKFLAAYDQIRLQVADVAGHISDQLCQSLGNASQWLITSEWESAEPFLNWVESEEHRAVVEPLHVCVSETRSLRFLIARETPEGGATALRGTVPAPAAPATVPTRSMTGDRPPAGGTDPIPVPPLSRGGVVRHALTFTVKPGSEQAVAGFLADYRSPQARVDDTTRLRRTSLFMRGNRVVRAVEVEGDLGNALRHVAVQPEIRAVEQAINPYLEEARDLDDPSSARAFFARAALPAVQHVGKSADGVDGAVRHAYLYPVRPGCGAEVARLLAEHDEAAVADPGRALIGTTMFLRDDTLVRLVDLNCAQHEAVESAAGFGLGAAAEELSRQLDPEAGTDLRSLPGIERFLEGCRMDPVTDRRAQDA; this is encoded by the coding sequence TTGTCGACCGTGTACGAGACCCAGACCCAGACCCCCGGCCCGGACGCCGCGACCTCGCGGCTGCGGGTGGTGCTGCTGCTCGACGTCCTGGACGGGCACGAGCAGAAGTTCCTCGCCGCCTACGACCAGATCCGGCTGCAGGTGGCCGATGTGGCCGGTCATATCAGCGACCAGCTGTGCCAGTCCCTCGGCAACGCCTCGCAGTGGCTGATCACCAGCGAGTGGGAGAGCGCCGAGCCCTTCCTGAACTGGGTCGAGAGCGAAGAGCACCGCGCCGTGGTCGAACCGCTGCACGTCTGTGTGAGCGAGACCCGCTCGCTGCGGTTCCTGATCGCCCGGGAGACCCCCGAGGGCGGCGCGACCGCGCTGCGCGGCACCGTCCCGGCGCCCGCCGCGCCCGCCACCGTCCCCACCCGGTCGATGACGGGCGATCGGCCGCCGGCCGGCGGGACCGATCCCATCCCGGTACCGCCGCTCTCCCGCGGCGGCGTCGTCCGGCACGCCCTGACCTTCACGGTCAAGCCCGGAAGCGAGCAGGCCGTGGCCGGCTTCCTGGCCGACTACCGGTCGCCGCAGGCGCGCGTCGACGACACCACCCGGCTGCGGCGCACCTCGCTGTTCATGCGCGGCAACCGGGTCGTGCGGGCCGTCGAGGTGGAGGGCGACCTGGGCAACGCCCTGCGCCACGTCGCGGTCCAGCCCGAGATCAGGGCGGTCGAGCAGGCGATCAACCCCTACCTGGAGGAGGCGCGCGACCTGGACGACCCGTCGTCCGCGCGCGCGTTCTTCGCCCGGGCCGCGCTGCCCGCCGTGCAGCACGTCGGCAAGTCGGCCGACGGGGTCGATGGCGCGGTCCGCCACGCCTACCTCTATCCGGTGCGCCCGGGCTGCGGAGCCGAGGTCGCGCGGCTGCTCGCCGAACACGACGAAGCGGCGGTCGCCGATCCCGGACGCGCTCTGATCGGGACCACGATGTTCCTGCGCGACGACACGCTCGTCCGGCTGGTCGATCTGAACTGCGCTCAGCACGAGGCGGTCGAATCGGCCGCGGGCTTCGGGCTTGGCGCCGCGGCCGAGGAGCTGTCCCGGCAGCTGGATCCGGAGGCGGGCACCGACCTGCGGTCGCTGCCCGGGATCGAGCGCTTCCTCGAGGGCTGCCGCATGGATCCGGTCACCGACCGCCGGGCGCAGGACGCCTGA
- a CDS encoding cupin domain-containing protein: protein MTAQPSVRIVDLDETEPNRRRGGDLRAILTPKTVGATSGFMGLALIPPGERIAEHYHPYSEEFVFLVCGDVEVDLDGVAHKLRPDQGLMVPINMRHRFRNVGDTEARMVFHLGPLAPRPELGHVDTEDAAGAEPAGPPDLAGARR, encoded by the coding sequence ATGACCGCTCAGCCATCAGTGCGCATCGTGGACCTCGACGAGACGGAACCGAACCGCAGGCGCGGCGGCGACCTGCGGGCCATCCTCACACCCAAGACCGTGGGGGCCACCAGCGGGTTCATGGGCCTCGCCCTGATCCCGCCGGGGGAGCGGATCGCCGAGCACTACCACCCCTACTCCGAGGAGTTCGTCTTCCTCGTCTGCGGCGACGTCGAGGTGGACCTCGACGGGGTCGCCCACAAGCTGCGCCCGGACCAGGGCCTGATGGTGCCGATCAACATGCGCCACCGCTTCCGCAACGTCGGGGACACCGAGGCCCGGATGGTCTTCCACCTCGGTCCGCTGGCGCCGCGTCCCGAGCTCGGCCACGTCGACACCGAGGACGCGGCCGGCGCCGAGCCGGCCGGACCGCCCGACCTGGCGGGAGCACGGCGGTGA
- a CDS encoding FAD-dependent oxidoreductase, which produces MASKEAERVPVLIVGGSLVGLSASLFLGRLGIEHLLVERHAGTSHHPRGRGNNVRTMELYRGAGVEQLIRDAASVLAENHGILQAGSLTGPDQEWLFRQIDPGGALSRLSPSGWCLCSQNDLEPVLLDAALVQGADIHFGTELVSFEEHGQGVTAQIRIRETGQTRTVEADYLVAADGPRSPVRERLGIGHTGKGDLFHNVSVTFKAKQLADVVGDRRFIVCYLTNPQSEGALLPVDNQENWVFHAPWRPNDGETLEDFTDERCAELIRTATGVPDLEVEITGKAPWHAAERIAERYGTDRVFLVGDSAHEMSPTGAFGSNTGIQDAHNLAWKLAAVLEGWAGPALLRTYEAERRPVALATAERASARSAEHQHPGYEVSPGTGRQPGMLAIVFGYRYASSAVCGAPKDAEAVPQDFRPSAEPGRRAPHMWLLRQGVRVSTLDLYEKNPVLLTGPEGGDWHAAGLRLAAAAGVPLDCYRVGPGSGDDLVPEAEDADWAQLHGVAADGAVLVRPDGFVAWRSHGSSAEPGRVLAEALEKVLSLR; this is translated from the coding sequence ATGGCATCGAAGGAAGCAGAGCGTGTTCCCGTCCTGATCGTGGGCGGTTCCCTGGTGGGGCTGTCCGCCTCGTTGTTCCTCGGCCGGCTCGGCATCGAGCACCTGCTGGTGGAGCGGCACGCCGGGACCTCGCATCATCCCCGCGGGCGCGGCAACAACGTGCGCACGATGGAGCTCTACCGGGGCGCCGGAGTGGAGCAACTGATCCGTGACGCGGCGTCAGTTCTGGCCGAGAACCACGGAATCCTGCAGGCGGGCTCGCTGACCGGGCCCGATCAGGAGTGGCTCTTCCGCCAGATCGACCCGGGCGGCGCACTCTCCCGGCTGAGCCCGTCGGGCTGGTGCCTGTGCAGCCAGAACGACCTGGAGCCGGTGCTGCTCGACGCCGCCCTGGTGCAGGGCGCGGACATCCACTTCGGGACCGAGCTGGTCTCCTTCGAGGAGCACGGGCAGGGCGTGACCGCGCAGATCCGGATCCGGGAGACCGGGCAGACCCGGACGGTCGAGGCGGACTACCTGGTCGCCGCGGACGGGCCGCGCAGCCCGGTCCGGGAGCGGCTCGGCATCGGCCACACCGGCAAGGGCGACCTGTTCCACAACGTCAGCGTGACCTTCAAGGCCAAGCAGCTCGCCGACGTCGTGGGCGATCGGCGGTTCATCGTCTGCTATCTGACGAACCCGCAGAGCGAGGGCGCGCTGCTGCCGGTCGACAACCAGGAGAACTGGGTGTTCCACGCGCCGTGGCGGCCGAACGACGGCGAGACCCTCGAGGACTTCACCGACGAGCGCTGTGCGGAGCTGATCCGCACCGCCACCGGCGTGCCGGACCTGGAGGTCGAGATCACCGGCAAGGCGCCGTGGCACGCGGCGGAGCGGATCGCCGAGCGCTACGGCACCGACCGGGTCTTCCTCGTCGGGGACTCGGCCCACGAGATGTCCCCCACCGGCGCGTTCGGTTCGAACACCGGCATCCAGGACGCCCACAACCTCGCCTGGAAGCTCGCCGCGGTGCTGGAGGGCTGGGCCGGCCCGGCGCTGCTGCGCACCTACGAGGCCGAGCGCAGGCCCGTCGCGCTGGCGACCGCGGAGCGCGCCTCGGCCCGCTCGGCGGAGCATCAGCACCCCGGGTACGAGGTCAGCCCGGGCACCGGCCGGCAGCCCGGCATGCTCGCCATCGTGTTCGGCTACCGCTACGCCTCCAGCGCGGTCTGCGGCGCCCCCAAGGACGCGGAGGCCGTCCCACAGGACTTCCGGCCCAGTGCCGAGCCCGGACGTCGCGCGCCGCACATGTGGCTGCTGCGCCAGGGCGTCCGGGTCTCCACCCTCGACCTGTACGAGAAGAACCCGGTGCTGCTGACCGGGCCCGAGGGCGGCGACTGGCATGCGGCCGGCCTGCGCCTGGCGGCCGCGGCGGGCGTCCCGCTGGACTGCTACCGGGTCGGTCCCGGCAGCGGCGACGACCTGGTCCCCGAGGCCGAGGACGCCGACTGGGCGCAGCTGCACGGCGTGGCCGCCGACGGCGCGGTCCTAGTGCGTCCGGACGGCTTCGTGGCCTGGCGGTCGCACGGCTCCTCGGCCGAGCCCGGCCGGGTCCTGGCGGAGGCGCTGGAGAAGGTTCTCAGCCTTCGCTGA